A segment of the Burkholderia sp. PAMC 26561 genome:
GCCCGAGCTATTACAACCGCGTGAACAATAATGTGAACGTGCACAACACGACGATCGTCAACAACATCACGAACGTTCACAACACGTACATCAATCAGCGCGTGCCAGGTGCGATCGTCGCGGTGCCGGCGAACACGTTCGTGCATGGGCAGCCCGTGGCGCAAGCCGCGCGTGGCCTGACGCCGGAGCAGATCGGCCGTGCACAGATCGGCGCGGGGACGCCCGGTATTGCGCCGGTACGTGGCAGTTTCACGGGCGGCATGCGCACGGCATCGGCTGGCGTGCCGCCTCAGGTGGCACAGCGGCAGGTGGTCGCAACGCGAGCGCCGGCGGTTCCTGCTGCCTATCGCGACACGCTTGCGCAACGGTTTGCAAGCGGCGGCGGACACGTCGAGGGTGCGGGCGAGCCGATCGTGCGCACGACTGTTCCTGCTGCATTCTCGCGCCCAATCAACCGGAACGCCCCCGCAGCGCCTGAGGGGTATCGTCTTGTGAGCCGGACGGCAAGTCGCCCGGTTACGTCACAAGGCGCGCCGACTCGAAACGTGGGACAAAATGTGCCGCAAGAGGAAGGGCACAATCCACAGGCTGCGCAGCCGGCACAGCCGCATCCGCCGTTGGCAGCGCAAGGGGGCGCCCCGAGGCCTTTCGTCAATAACGCCGCTCATGATCCCGCGGACCATGCGCCGAGGCCCGAACAGCAGAACGAGGCGCAAGGGGCGCGGCAAGCACAGCCGCAAGCGCAATCTCAATCTCAACCGCATGCGCTGAATGAGCTGGCACCGCATGCGCTTAAAGGACCACAATCCGAACCGCGGCCCGAACCGCGTCCAGAGGCAAGACCCGAGCACGAAGCGCCGCATGCCACGCCACCTGTACAACACGCGGATTCACATCCGCAGCCGGCGCGGCCGCCCGAGCATGAGCAACACCAGGAGCATCAAGAGCACCAGGAGCATCACGACGAACACGCAAAGTGAGAAGAGGGCGGCCATCCCGCGGCCCGTACAATGCAATTTACCGCTTGAGCTTCAGATAAGCGCGGCTAAGGAGAGGCCGGCTATGCACCCATAATCTCGATGCAAGCCACGACGCCGGCTTGTCACGCACTTCGAGCCTGTATATGGAGTGCTCGCCGGCGTGCTCGTTGCTGACGTTCGGCGCCATCTCGCACGTGTAGAAATGGCGGAAGCCGGCTTCGCGAGCAACACGCAGGTAGTCATCGTCGAAGAAACCTTGCGGCCAGCACAAGTGATCCGACACTTCGCCCATGCGGGCGCTGAACGCTTCGCGAGCATCGATCAGATCACGCTTGAGGCCGGCGCATTTCTCTGCGCGATTCGCGGCCACTTTGTCCCAGCGCAGATGGCTATGCGTATGGCTGTGGAATTCGAAGGTGGCTGCACGACGCATCGCATCTATCTCGGACCATCGCAAGATCGTGCGATCGGGTTCTCCGCCTTGTATTGCGAGATCCCCTTCACGATGCCCCAGCAACTCGGGCAGCGCACCACCGGTCTGCGCGTTCGGGCGCGGCGCGCCTTCGCCGGGCCAGCTTGTCACGAGAAAGCACAGGGCAGTGAAACCGTGCTTCTCGAGGACTGGGTGCGCGTGGACCCAGTTGTCGAGATATCCGTCGTCGAAAGTCAGAACCACGGATTTCGGCGGCAGCGGCTCGCCTGCGAGGAACGCGCTCAGTTGCGCCGCGCCCGCTGTCCTGTAGCCCGCTTCTGCGAGGTATGCCATTTGCGCTGCAAAATGAACAGGCGAAACCGTGATCATTCCAGGCGACGTGCTGACATGGTGATACATCAGCACCGGCACCGCTCGCGCCCGCTGCGTCACGCGTTGGACCGGCGCTCGCGGATGCCGCGCCGGTAGAAGTCGATGGTTTCGTCGGCCATGCCGTCCACCGTGAAGCTGGCATCCGTCAGAAGGCGGCCGGCCACCCCGAGTTGCACACGCAGCCGGGGGTTATCGATCAGCCGCGCCATGGCCGCGCGCAACGCGGGAATATCGTGCGGTGGCACGAGCAGGCCATTGATGCCATGCGTGATCAGTTCGGGCACGCCATCCACGTCGGTTCCGATCACCGGCAAGCCCGCAGCCATGGCCTCTATATAGGATTGCCCCAGCGCTTCCTGATGCGTCGGCAGCACGAAGAAATCGCAGCCTCGCAGCACGTTCGGAATGTCCGTGCGAAAGCCCAGAAGATGGATACGATCAGAAAGGCCCATACCATCGACGATATTCTTTATCTTTTCGAACCACGGGCCATCGCCGGCCATCACGACATGCAGATTGGGACGCTCCGCGAGCATCGGCTGG
Coding sequences within it:
- a CDS encoding polysaccharide deacetylase family protein produces the protein MYHHVSTSPGMITVSPVHFAAQMAYLAEAGYRTAGAAQLSAFLAGEPLPPKSVVLTFDDGYLDNWVHAHPVLEKHGFTALCFLVTSWPGEGAPRPNAQTGGALPELLGHREGDLAIQGGEPDRTILRWSEIDAMRRAATFEFHSHTHSHLRWDKVAANRAEKCAGLKRDLIDAREAFSARMGEVSDHLCWPQGFFDDDYLRVAREAGFRHFYTCEMAPNVSNEHAGEHSIYRLEVRDKPASWLASRLWVHSRPLLSRAYLKLKR